In a genomic window of Nocardiopsis mwathae:
- a CDS encoding DUF3817 domain-containing protein: MSLASTVSPRQVLTAFRAIAAVEAVTWAGLLVGMFFKYVVVHNEIGVQIFGPIHGVAFIVYVAVAVLAWYRLGWSTLTAVLGLVASVPPFGTVVFERWASRTGRIDPAGGGGAPQEAALPSARA, translated from the coding sequence GTGTCCCTCGCGTCCACCGTCTCTCCCCGGCAGGTCCTGACCGCCTTCCGGGCCATCGCCGCCGTCGAGGCCGTCACCTGGGCCGGGCTGCTGGTCGGGATGTTCTTCAAGTACGTGGTCGTGCACAACGAGATCGGCGTGCAGATCTTCGGCCCGATCCACGGGGTCGCGTTCATCGTCTACGTGGCGGTCGCGGTGCTGGCCTGGTACCGGCTCGGCTGGAGCACGCTGACCGCCGTGCTCGGGCTGGTGGCGAGCGTGCCGCCGTTCGGCACCGTCGTCTTCGAACGCTGGGCGTCGCGCACCGGGCGCATCGACCCCGCGGGCGGCGGCGGGGCACCGCAGGAGGCCGCCCTACCGTCCGCGCGCGCCTGA
- a CDS encoding UvrD-helicase domain-containing protein — MPELAIAPNLLSEFSRLDTGAQTAALTAVQAYLTGGGEPLEQPAQAADPRVRLLRIDPHWSGVVAPAADGADCLVAIRPHDEAVGYARAFTPAGEPALAVADPRPVPAPAPPRVTGPDEIAPDLDRPFGDWQITLHPSQHRLVDARFAGSAQVTGGPGTGKTVLALHRAAHLAKRDAARFPGENRRSILLTTFNRLLAQTLSGQLDRLLPDPDVRARVEVVTVDGLARGVVYEHTGRTPEAVGKETLSERWREAAWADGVPYSGRFLTDEWEQVILAQNLTTMPAYVRCERSGRVLHLAPEHRAHVWDTIQRYAARLRVAGEWSYPQIALEAARLLLRSGARYRHVIVDEAQDLHPAQWRMLRAAVPAGPDDLFIVGDPHQRIYDNRVSLASLGINVRGRSHRLRVSYRVTQEILDWAMPTLGRPTAIGMDDNADTLVGYRSLLRGTEPVLRGCADRGEERAALGEWVRVWLEAGVPPSAIAVAGRNHWIVRQIGKELQALGIPTAPPDSPEGTRAVRVGTLHSLKGQEFRCVAVIGMSEPLLPPKAALDAAEGDPVACEQVHQQERNLLFVAFTRARDALYVSYVGAPSRLLPGAAGQPQQA, encoded by the coding sequence GTGCCTGAGCTCGCGATTGCCCCGAACCTCCTCTCCGAATTCTCCCGGCTCGACACCGGAGCCCAGACAGCGGCCCTGACAGCCGTCCAGGCCTACCTCACCGGCGGCGGCGAACCCCTGGAGCAGCCCGCACAGGCCGCCGACCCCCGGGTCCGCCTGCTGCGCATCGACCCCCACTGGTCCGGCGTCGTCGCCCCGGCCGCCGACGGCGCCGACTGCCTGGTGGCCATCCGCCCGCATGACGAAGCCGTCGGCTATGCCCGCGCGTTCACCCCCGCGGGCGAACCCGCACTGGCGGTCGCCGACCCGCGCCCCGTACCTGCACCCGCTCCGCCGAGGGTGACCGGCCCCGACGAGATCGCCCCCGACCTCGACCGCCCCTTCGGCGACTGGCAGATCACCCTGCACCCCAGCCAGCACCGCCTCGTCGACGCCCGCTTCGCCGGGTCCGCACAGGTCACCGGCGGCCCCGGCACCGGCAAGACCGTGCTGGCCCTGCACCGCGCCGCCCATCTGGCCAAGCGCGACGCCGCCCGCTTCCCCGGCGAGAACCGGCGATCCATCCTGCTCACCACGTTCAACCGGCTGCTCGCCCAAACGCTCTCCGGTCAGCTCGACCGCCTCCTCCCCGACCCCGACGTGCGCGCCCGCGTCGAGGTCGTCACCGTCGACGGCCTCGCCCGCGGGGTCGTCTACGAGCACACCGGGCGGACCCCCGAGGCCGTCGGCAAGGAGACGCTGAGCGAGCGGTGGCGCGAGGCGGCCTGGGCCGACGGCGTCCCCTACTCGGGGCGGTTCCTCACCGACGAGTGGGAGCAGGTGATCCTCGCGCAGAACCTCACCACCATGCCCGCCTACGTCCGCTGCGAACGCAGCGGACGGGTGCTGCACCTGGCCCCCGAGCACCGCGCCCACGTGTGGGACACCATCCAGCGCTACGCGGCGCGGCTGCGCGTCGCCGGCGAGTGGTCCTACCCGCAGATCGCGTTGGAGGCCGCGCGCCTGTTGCTCCGCTCGGGGGCACGCTACCGGCACGTCATCGTCGACGAGGCCCAGGACCTTCACCCCGCGCAGTGGCGGATGCTCCGGGCGGCCGTCCCCGCGGGGCCCGACGACCTGTTCATCGTGGGCGACCCTCACCAGCGCATCTACGACAACCGCGTCTCGCTGGCCTCGCTGGGCATCAACGTACGCGGCCGCAGCCACCGGCTGCGTGTCAGTTACCGGGTCACCCAGGAGATCCTGGACTGGGCCATGCCGACGCTGGGCCGCCCGACCGCCATCGGTATGGACGACAACGCCGACACGCTGGTGGGATACCGCTCGCTGCTGCGCGGCACCGAGCCGGTGCTGCGCGGTTGCGCCGACCGCGGCGAGGAGAGGGCGGCGCTGGGCGAGTGGGTGCGCGTGTGGCTGGAAGCGGGGGTTCCCCCGTCGGCGATCGCGGTGGCCGGGCGCAACCACTGGATCGTCCGCCAGATCGGCAAGGAGCTGCAGGCACTGGGTATCCCGACCGCCCCGCCGGACTCGCCCGAGGGGACGCGGGCGGTGCGCGTGGGCACCCTGCACTCTCTCAAGGGGCAGGAGTTCCGGTGCGTGGCGGTGATCGGCATGAGCGAGCCGCTGCTGCCGCCCAAGGCCGCGCTGGATGCCGCCGAGGGCGACCCGGTCGCGTGTGAGCAGGTCCACCAGCAGGAGCGCAACCTGCTGTTCGTCGCCTTCACACGGGCCCGCGACGCGCTGTACGTGTCCTACGTGGGCGCGCCCAGCCGCCTGCTGCCCGGCGCCGCGGGGCAGCCTCAGCAAGCCTGA